One window of Psychrobacillus sp. FSL H8-0483 genomic DNA carries:
- a CDS encoding bifunctional adenosylcobinamide kinase/adenosylcobinamide-phosphate guanylyltransferase: MVRGKLVFITGGVRSGKSSFAEHYLMNEQARRNVYVASGVAVDGEMAKRIERHQEDRENYPVEWMTIEQSRHFEQIVSQIQEGDGILWDCVTTWLANELYESNMVEVEKQLYHAIDQLIEKAKVVVIVSNEVLDEPLSTYESVVLYQKWIGRIHQQLVAKADYAFEMEYGISHQWK; this comes from the coding sequence ATGGTTCGAGGAAAACTTGTCTTCATAACGGGTGGTGTGCGGAGTGGAAAAAGTAGCTTCGCCGAACATTATTTGATGAACGAGCAAGCAAGAAGAAATGTGTATGTCGCTTCTGGAGTTGCAGTAGATGGTGAAATGGCGAAACGAATTGAAAGACATCAGGAGGATCGTGAAAATTATCCGGTCGAATGGATGACGATCGAGCAGTCACGACACTTCGAACAAATCGTTTCGCAAATTCAAGAAGGGGACGGCATCCTTTGGGATTGTGTTACTACATGGCTTGCCAACGAACTTTACGAAAGCAATATGGTAGAAGTGGAAAAACAACTTTACCATGCAATCGATCAATTAATAGAAAAAGCAAAGGTAGTCGTCATCGTTTCGAATGAAGTGCTTGATGAACCATTGTCTACCTATGAAAGTGTCGTACTCTATCAAAAGTGGATTGGCCGAATTCATCAGCAGCTTGTGGCAAAAGCAGATTACGCATTTGAAATGGAATACGGCATAAGCCATCAGTGGAAATGA
- a CDS encoding iron ABC transporter permease — MIGYILSIAALLVAIWLGVSVGSVQVPISTLWNTGADEIATNIVWKIRMPRVVLAGLVGASLAIAGAAFQGLLKNPLADPYTLGVSSGASVGAVATLFFGISVPFLGIYTLPVFSMIGAFLTMLLVITFAKLVDRSMKMETIILTGIIVSSFLGSVISLMIALTGEELRQIIGWLLGSVSMRGWDFVQMALPFVVIGSALLAWNRRELNAMLFGEERAKHLGVDVKKRKMMILIGGSMLTGTAVAVSGTIGFVGLVVPHMTRLLFGSDNRHVLPLSFINGASLLIICDLVSRTIISPTELPIGVITAFIGAPVFAFIFFRQRKKGGV, encoded by the coding sequence ATGATCGGCTACATCCTGTCGATTGCTGCTCTATTAGTAGCAATTTGGCTCGGTGTATCGGTCGGATCCGTTCAGGTACCGATCAGCACATTATGGAATACGGGAGCAGATGAAATCGCGACCAATATAGTTTGGAAAATTCGTATGCCACGGGTTGTACTTGCAGGGCTAGTTGGTGCATCACTAGCCATTGCAGGTGCCGCGTTTCAAGGTTTATTAAAAAACCCGCTTGCAGATCCTTATACGTTAGGAGTGTCGTCCGGTGCCTCAGTAGGTGCCGTGGCTACGCTCTTTTTCGGTATTTCGGTACCCTTTTTAGGAATATACACATTACCTGTTTTTAGTATGATTGGTGCATTTCTTACGATGCTCCTTGTTATTACATTTGCTAAACTAGTCGACCGTTCCATGAAGATGGAGACCATTATTTTAACTGGGATTATTGTTAGTTCCTTTTTAGGCTCCGTTATTTCCTTGATGATTGCACTAACTGGGGAAGAGCTTCGCCAAATTATTGGATGGCTGCTTGGTAGTGTATCGATGCGTGGGTGGGATTTTGTGCAAATGGCTTTACCGTTTGTTGTGATTGGCTCGGCTTTATTAGCATGGAACAGAAGAGAATTAAATGCGATGCTATTTGGAGAAGAGCGTGCAAAGCATTTAGGAGTAGATGTGAAAAAGCGAAAAATGATGATACTAATCGGAGGATCGATGCTAACGGGAACGGCGGTTGCTGTGTCTGGAACAATAGGATTTGTGGGACTTGTCGTTCCGCATATGACAAGGCTTTTATTTGGTTCAGATAACAGACATGTGTTACCGTTGAGTTTCATTAATGGAGCATCGTTATTAATCATTTGTGATTTAGTGTCTCGCACCATTATTTCGCCAACCGAGTTGCCGATTGGTGTCATAACAGCATTTATTGGTGCACCAGTTTTTGCATTTATTTTCTTTAGACAACGGAAAAAAGGAGGCGTTTAA
- a CDS encoding cobyric acid synthase — translation MKGLMVQGTASSVGKSLVCTAICRLLANEEKSVAPFKSQNMSSLSIHTAEGFEVSVSQALQARAAKTPYLADMNPILLKPSGNMETDLIILGKKENRMNGMRYREQFFEEGQQLIISSLRKLSDSYEYLILEGAGSPVEMNLKDRELVNMRVADLADVPVILVANIEYGGVFASIVGTLALLPEAQRDRVKGIIINKFQGDISLFQDGIDYIESYTGVDVLGVVPYFPNELEEEDGVAKDTKASTDEQINNWANHFKKHVKWEEIVAILECDEENK, via the coding sequence GTGAAAGGATTAATGGTGCAAGGAACCGCTTCTAGTGTAGGGAAAAGCTTGGTCTGTACGGCTATTTGCCGACTGCTTGCGAATGAAGAAAAAAGTGTGGCACCTTTTAAATCACAAAATATGTCCAGCTTAAGCATTCATACAGCAGAAGGCTTTGAGGTTAGTGTTTCACAAGCATTGCAGGCTAGAGCTGCCAAAACTCCCTATTTAGCGGACATGAATCCGATATTATTAAAACCTTCTGGGAATATGGAAACAGACCTAATTATCCTTGGGAAAAAAGAAAATAGAATGAATGGAATGCGCTATCGCGAACAGTTTTTTGAAGAAGGCCAACAGCTTATAATAAGCAGTTTAAGGAAGCTATCCGATTCCTATGAATACCTCATTTTAGAGGGTGCAGGCAGTCCTGTTGAAATGAATTTAAAAGATCGAGAATTAGTCAATATGCGGGTTGCCGATTTGGCAGATGTTCCGGTTATATTAGTAGCAAATATCGAATATGGTGGTGTGTTTGCATCCATCGTTGGTACCCTTGCCCTACTGCCAGAGGCACAGAGAGACCGAGTGAAGGGGATTATTATTAATAAGTTTCAAGGAGATATCTCGCTATTCCAAGACGGCATTGACTACATCGAATCGTATACAGGAGTCGACGTATTAGGAGTTGTCCCTTACTTTCCGAATGAACTGGAGGAAGAAGACGGCGTTGCAAAAGATACTAAAGCTTCCACCGATGAACAAATAAATAATTGGGCAAATCATTTTAAAAAGCACGTAAAGTGGGAAGAAATAGTAGCTATTTTAGAGTGCGATGAGGAAAATAAATGA
- the cbiB gene encoding adenosylcobinamide-phosphate synthase CbiB, with translation MGPHIIAIAIGLLLDRIIGDPPNWPHPVRWIGSLILKLTARLNKGRARKSKGFLLVFIVVGITFFAILAILIGAYSIHMGVGIAVESILIASGLAQKSLQDAAMDVYRPLIKKDLPAARQKLSWIVGRDTEKLDEKEITRGVVETVSENISDGITAPLFYAFLLAGAPGLWLYKAINTLDSMVGYKNEKYEEFGYASAKLDDIANYIPSRLTGYIIMLWGKKESVLPFGQRMKGWWLDAKKHPSPNSGYLEAATAYQLGIQLGGINTYKGIVSNRALMGVGEVPLNPSHILGAISHLKTAVFLFWLWMMVIGGVLFVIT, from the coding sequence ATGGGTCCGCATATTATTGCCATAGCAATTGGCCTATTACTGGACCGAATCATCGGAGACCCGCCGAATTGGCCGCATCCAGTCCGATGGATCGGATCGCTTATTTTAAAGCTAACTGCTCGGTTGAATAAAGGAAGAGCAAGGAAATCAAAGGGATTTCTACTAGTTTTTATTGTAGTCGGTATCACATTTTTCGCTATATTAGCCATTTTAATTGGAGCTTATTCGATTCATATGGGCGTTGGAATTGCTGTGGAAAGTATTCTCATCGCATCAGGACTTGCTCAAAAAAGCTTACAGGATGCGGCAATGGATGTGTATAGACCTTTAATCAAGAAAGATTTACCTGCTGCGAGACAAAAACTATCGTGGATTGTTGGACGAGATACAGAAAAACTAGACGAAAAAGAGATTACGAGAGGTGTCGTGGAAACGGTATCTGAAAATATTAGTGACGGGATTACTGCTCCACTTTTCTATGCATTTCTTTTAGCAGGTGCACCTGGGTTGTGGCTTTATAAAGCCATTAACACGCTCGATTCAATGGTTGGCTACAAAAACGAGAAATATGAAGAATTTGGCTATGCATCTGCAAAGCTGGATGACATTGCAAATTACATTCCGAGCCGTTTGACGGGCTATATTATTATGCTATGGGGCAAGAAAGAAAGTGTATTACCTTTTGGACAGCGAATGAAAGGCTGGTGGCTTGATGCGAAAAAGCACCCAAGTCCAAATAGCGGCTACTTAGAAGCTGCTACAGCCTATCAGCTAGGTATACAACTCGGTGGAATCAATACATATAAAGGAATCGTATCCAATCGAGCTTTAATGGGAGTTGGAGAAGTTCCACTAAATCCTAGCCATATTTTAGGGGCCATCTCCCATCTAAAAACAGCTGTATTTCTATTTTGGCTTTGGATGATGGTGATCGGAGGAGTTTTATTTGTCATTACCTAA
- a CDS encoding adenosylcobinamide-GDP ribazoletransferase gives MTSLLLALQFFTIVPVHKNLPMENRQITGMYSFFPWIGASIGAITCALLYFEWSPLMTGFGIVLLGILFSGGLHMDGFIDTSDAFFSYRDRVKRFEILDDPRVGAFGVMAVVLLIVGKVIIVAEVLATDTFHWVFVLLIPFFSRATLVMLFGLTRSAKDSGLAYFFKQKMHANIVILATACNLFVGLFVLGWLTNGMIALTFSVVFVLFICVFRNWVMKNFGGVSGDLLGASVEVSEVALWLTLLLLLS, from the coding sequence ATGACAAGCCTTTTACTAGCACTTCAATTTTTCACCATCGTTCCTGTTCATAAAAATTTACCAATGGAAAACCGACAAATTACAGGCATGTACAGTTTTTTTCCATGGATAGGTGCTAGCATAGGGGCTATTACTTGTGCACTGCTCTACTTCGAATGGAGTCCATTAATGACGGGATTCGGCATTGTACTTCTAGGGATACTCTTTTCTGGAGGTCTTCATATGGATGGGTTTATTGATACATCGGATGCGTTCTTTTCCTACCGAGATCGAGTGAAACGATTTGAAATTTTAGACGATCCACGAGTTGGAGCTTTTGGTGTGATGGCAGTGGTTTTATTAATCGTAGGTAAAGTAATTATTGTAGCGGAAGTGCTGGCAACTGACACGTTTCATTGGGTTTTTGTATTACTTATTCCTTTTTTCTCTAGGGCTACACTGGTAATGCTATTTGGGTTAACTAGAAGTGCAAAAGACAGTGGCTTGGCATATTTTTTTAAACAGAAGATGCATGCGAACATAGTCATACTAGCAACTGCATGTAATTTATTTGTCGGTCTCTTCGTACTAGGATGGCTGACAAATGGGATGATTGCACTTACTTTTTCGGTCGTCTTCGTATTATTTATTTGTGTATTCCGCAATTGGGTCATGAAAAACTTCGGTGGTGTTTCAGGTGATCTGCTTGGTGCGAGTGTGGAAGTTTCGGAGGTGGCACTATGGCTGACGCTTTTATTATTACTCTCATAA
- a CDS encoding aminotransferase class I/II-fold pyridoxal phosphate-dependent enzyme produces the protein MSLPNHGANAHHVYERLGMKIPEMVIDFSENVNPLGPPAFVNERWSTYAELITKYPDPHGGPFLSAAGQYHQVDVNQVIVGNGAAEIFASLAKRYENKRAVLIHPTFSEYAATLAPYHVYIKEIIAPQALPLDEVLDEVEFAEVIYICRPNNPTGYLIPLEEILQIAEYARRYKCEVILDEAFLDFIDESESFIPYLKDFPNVIVVRSMTKMYAIPGLRLGYAIADEQIIQEIRSRMPHWNSNAIATTIGADCLKEEEYRIQTITFAKEMREQITVFLERWNCTVLPSQTNFICFQLPNPARSKGFFEYLLAKGCVLRHTENFKGLDGKWFRVGMKEKLQMEQLQKEMTAWFEENLSS, from the coding sequence TTGTCATTACCTAATCATGGGGCAAACGCGCATCACGTATATGAACGTCTAGGTATGAAAATACCAGAAATGGTGATTGATTTTAGTGAAAATGTCAATCCATTAGGGCCGCCTGCATTTGTAAATGAAAGATGGTCCACATATGCAGAGTTAATAACTAAATATCCAGATCCGCATGGAGGACCATTTTTATCTGCAGCTGGACAATACCATCAAGTGGATGTCAATCAGGTGATCGTTGGAAATGGTGCAGCAGAAATATTCGCAAGCCTTGCAAAACGATATGAAAACAAGCGGGCTGTGTTGATTCACCCAACTTTTTCGGAATACGCAGCCACGCTTGCACCTTATCATGTGTACATAAAAGAAATAATTGCACCACAAGCTCTTCCCTTGGACGAAGTGTTAGATGAAGTAGAATTTGCAGAAGTTATTTATATATGCAGACCGAATAATCCAACCGGCTACCTGATTCCATTAGAAGAAATATTACAAATTGCAGAGTATGCAAGAAGATATAAATGTGAAGTTATTTTAGACGAAGCGTTTCTTGATTTTATTGATGAAAGCGAATCATTTATACCGTATTTAAAGGATTTCCCGAATGTCATTGTCGTACGTTCGATGACAAAAATGTATGCGATTCCTGGTTTGCGACTTGGATATGCTATTGCAGACGAGCAAATCATTCAAGAAATTCGTAGCAGAATGCCGCACTGGAATAGTAATGCTATTGCAACGACGATTGGTGCCGATTGCTTAAAGGAAGAAGAATATCGAATACAGACAATTACCTTTGCGAAAGAAATGAGAGAGCAAATCACAGTGTTTCTTGAAAGGTGGAACTGTACTGTTCTTCCATCTCAGACGAATTTTATTTGTTTTCAGCTTCCTAATCCTGCGCGATCGAAAGGGTTTTTCGAATATTTATTAGCAAAGGGTTGTGTCCTTCGTCATACCGAAAATTTTAAAGGTTTAGACGGGAAATGGTTTCGTGTTGGCATGAAAGAGAAGCTGCAAATGGAGCAATTGCAAAAGGAGATGACCGCATGGTTCGAGGAAAACTTGTCTTCATAA
- a CDS encoding histidine phosphatase family protein, giving the protein MADAFIITLIRHLPTQGNREKKYIGWTDEPIISGIKTKFLSQEMKQVIGSDLLRCRQTAKQIFKEVPYFPNRQLRECSFGDWEEKTYNELKEVPLYKEWLNDFRAVVPPNGESLVDMEERVLQAFYDVVKDFEQPIMVTHGGPIRFLLTKFAPIEKNFWDWEVPHGSSYKLQWADKKDVLEGKRCTSFSVEHLMENERM; this is encoded by the coding sequence ATGGCTGACGCTTTTATTATTACTCTCATAAGGCACTTGCCGACACAAGGAAATCGTGAGAAAAAGTATATTGGCTGGACTGATGAACCGATCATTTCTGGAATAAAAACCAAATTCCTTTCACAGGAAATGAAACAAGTTATCGGCAGTGATCTGCTACGTTGTAGGCAAACGGCAAAACAGATATTCAAAGAGGTTCCTTATTTTCCAAATAGACAACTGCGAGAATGCTCCTTTGGTGATTGGGAAGAAAAAACATATAATGAATTAAAAGAAGTTCCTTTATATAAGGAATGGCTAAATGACTTTCGAGCAGTGGTACCTCCAAACGGAGAGTCACTAGTCGACATGGAAGAGCGAGTATTACAGGCTTTTTATGATGTGGTGAAAGATTTTGAACAGCCAATTATGGTTACACATGGTGGACCCATTCGCTTTTTATTAACAAAATTTGCACCTATTGAAAAGAATTTTTGGGATTGGGAAGTTCCCCATGGTAGTAGCTACAAGCTGCAATGGGCAGATAAAAAAGACGTACTGGAGGGGAAACGGTGCACGTCATTTTCGGTGGAGCATTTAATGGAAAACGAGCGTATGTAG
- a CDS encoding bifunctional adenosylcobinamide kinase/adenosylcobinamide-phosphate guanylyltransferase codes for MHVIFGGAFNGKRAYVEKYVRRRSVQWVDAAADAVVLLPATEVIVVFGVENLLEPALSKLHEQLEQWNKTVEVIVIATEIGRGIVPMEASTRKLRDDVGRFYQKLFTRADHVTRIWYGIPQTIKGDDWNEDLHKNG; via the coding sequence GTGCACGTCATTTTCGGTGGAGCATTTAATGGAAAACGAGCGTATGTAGAAAAGTATGTTCGGAGGCGAAGCGTGCAGTGGGTTGATGCTGCAGCAGATGCCGTTGTTTTATTGCCAGCAACGGAAGTAATCGTTGTTTTTGGAGTGGAGAACCTTTTGGAACCAGCTCTCAGTAAGTTACATGAACAATTAGAACAGTGGAACAAAACAGTAGAAGTAATAGTCATTGCAACAGAAATTGGTCGTGGCATAGTCCCCATGGAAGCAAGCACGCGCAAATTGCGAGATGACGTCGGAAGATTTTATCAAAAGCTTTTTACAAGGGCAGACCATGTAACACGGATTTGGTACGGAATTCCACAAACGATAAAGGGAGATGATTGGAATGAAGATTTACACAAAAACGGGTGA
- a CDS encoding ECF transporter S component, translated as MKLRLLTLAAMFAALCAIGAFVKIPVGIGSAALDTVPALVSGAFLPPVYAGAASLIGHLSSSLYVGFPLGPLHIIIAVEMFIILFVFTKLHQAGRKVLKWVFFIFANSVLATLPFYWIISPAFFVGALPGITIATVLNAGIAMIVSPMVERVMERVKIHA; from the coding sequence ATGAAGCTTCGTTTACTAACACTCGCAGCAATGTTTGCAGCACTTTGTGCAATCGGCGCATTCGTTAAAATTCCAGTTGGTATTGGAAGCGCGGCACTTGATACGGTGCCAGCACTTGTTTCAGGCGCATTCTTACCCCCTGTTTATGCAGGGGCAGCATCTTTAATCGGTCATTTATCATCATCTCTTTATGTAGGGTTCCCACTTGGACCGCTGCATATCATCATTGCGGTGGAAATGTTTATTATATTATTCGTATTTACGAAGCTTCATCAAGCAGGACGTAAAGTGCTGAAGTGGGTATTTTTCATTTTTGCGAACAGTGTTCTTGCAACACTTCCGTTTTACTGGATTATCTCGCCAGCATTTTTCGTAGGAGCACTACCAGGAATTACGATTGCAACTGTTTTGAATGCGGGAATCGCAATGATTGTTTCACCAATGGTCGAGCGAGTAATGGAGCGTGTAAAAATCCATGCGTAA
- a CDS encoding adenosylcobinamide amidohydrolase has translation MLKIKELSGGYEHQLIVKNVSFEVEKGEMLGILGPNGSGKSTLLKVMSGILPMKSGEVLIDEKSLQSYSSKELAKKMAVLPQLHSHAFSHTVRDTISLGRYPHQSGWFSSWSGEDEAAVAEAMKLTAIERYEHQLLDLLSGGEQQRVFVAQALAQQAPILLLDEPTNHLDIAHQKQLLDTIKTQAIEKGITIISVFHDINLASLYCDRLLLMDQGEIKAIGEPHEVVKKSQVETVYKARVSTNPHPERPKPQITILPDVKELKDEQLITTENFQVTGELVVFQAETQLKTWSSAVINAGSGWYRNFVNRRVDANYACDNVQEEMLAYLADKGFSEADTIGMMTAVQTKDAVIKEYDTPFGSIVIMVTAGVGNAVDVSRAHEVEMLPAIGTINTWIIINGELSDEAFIQSVITATEAKTKALAFEGVKDPRTGTIATGTSTDSVLVAATQKGTHIPYAGPITEIGKKIGLGVYECTVEAIQIYKIAKGWV, from the coding sequence ATGTTGAAAATAAAAGAGCTATCTGGTGGTTACGAACACCAACTAATCGTTAAAAACGTCTCCTTCGAAGTTGAAAAAGGAGAAATGCTAGGCATCCTAGGACCTAACGGAAGCGGGAAATCCACTTTACTGAAAGTGATGAGTGGAATTTTACCGATGAAATCAGGAGAAGTTCTGATCGACGAGAAATCTCTCCAATCTTATTCTTCCAAAGAACTAGCTAAGAAAATGGCGGTTCTTCCACAATTACATAGTCATGCATTTTCACATACAGTTAGAGATACCATTTCACTCGGGAGGTATCCTCATCAAAGTGGCTGGTTTTCCTCGTGGTCGGGTGAAGATGAAGCGGCAGTTGCCGAGGCAATGAAACTGACCGCAATAGAAAGATATGAGCATCAGTTGTTAGACCTATTGTCAGGAGGGGAGCAACAGCGCGTATTTGTTGCCCAAGCACTTGCACAACAAGCTCCTATTTTATTGCTAGATGAACCGACGAATCATTTAGACATTGCGCACCAAAAGCAATTACTCGATACGATTAAAACGCAAGCTATTGAAAAAGGCATCACGATTATTAGTGTCTTTCATGATATAAATCTTGCCTCTCTATACTGTGATCGATTGTTATTAATGGATCAAGGGGAAATAAAAGCAATCGGTGAGCCACATGAAGTAGTAAAGAAAAGTCAGGTTGAAACTGTGTACAAAGCTAGAGTTAGCACAAATCCACATCCTGAGCGACCAAAACCACAAATTACAATTCTTCCAGACGTGAAGGAACTGAAGGATGAACAACTCATTACAACAGAAAACTTTCAAGTCACGGGAGAGTTGGTCGTATTTCAAGCGGAAACGCAGCTAAAAACATGGTCCTCTGCCGTAATAAATGCGGGAAGTGGCTGGTATAGAAACTTCGTCAATCGAAGAGTGGATGCTAATTATGCTTGCGACAATGTGCAAGAAGAAATGTTAGCGTACTTAGCTGATAAGGGGTTTTCGGAAGCAGATACCATTGGAATGATGACTGCGGTCCAAACAAAAGACGCAGTAATAAAAGAATATGACACGCCATTTGGAAGTATTGTCATCATGGTTACTGCCGGAGTCGGAAATGCGGTAGATGTTTCAAGAGCACATGAAGTTGAGATGTTGCCTGCTATCGGTACGATTAATACATGGATTATTATCAACGGAGAACTTTCCGATGAAGCATTTATCCAGTCTGTTATTACTGCAACGGAAGCAAAAACGAAAGCGCTAGCTTTTGAAGGAGTAAAAGATCCACGGACAGGTACAATTGCAACTGGAACATCCACGGATAGTGTTTTAGTTGCTGCGACTCAAAAAGGAACGCATATTCCATACGCTGGTCCAATTACGGAAATCGGTAAAAAAATTGGATTAGGCGTATATGAGTGCACAGTAGAAGCAATTCAAATATACAAAATAGCAAAAGGTTGGGTGTAG
- a CDS encoding cob(I)yrinic acid a,c-diamide adenosyltransferase — translation MKIYTKTGDKGQTGLIGGRTDKDDIRVETYGTIDEVNSFIGKAVTELDPAIFADMLADLETIQHELFDCGGDLANVSNRRVYKMTDEPIEAMEKRIDVLVEEGPLLERFILPGGTPAAATLHIARTITRRAERQMVTLMKTEEDVPAVVQRYLNRLSDYLFAAARVANSRENVSDVEYVRSAKVFKNVGSVKKEGE, via the coding sequence ATGAAGATTTACACAAAAACGGGTGACAAAGGGCAAACAGGATTAATAGGTGGAAGAACAGACAAAGATGATATTCGCGTAGAAACGTACGGAACGATTGATGAAGTAAATTCATTTATCGGAAAAGCAGTGACCGAACTAGATCCAGCCATCTTCGCGGATATGTTAGCAGATTTAGAAACGATTCAACACGAATTATTCGACTGCGGTGGAGATTTAGCAAACGTATCCAATCGTCGAGTGTATAAAATGACGGACGAACCAATTGAAGCGATGGAAAAACGTATTGATGTGCTGGTAGAAGAAGGCCCGTTACTAGAACGCTTCATCTTACCCGGTGGAACACCAGCAGCGGCAACCCTTCATATTGCGCGTACGATTACAAGACGTGCAGAGCGACAAATGGTGACATTGATGAAAACGGAAGAAGATGTTCCTGCAGTTGTGCAGCGCTATTTGAATCGCTTATCCGACTATTTATTCGCAGCAGCACGCGTAGCAAATTCACGTGAAAATGTGTCAGATGTAGAATACGTACGCAGTGCAAAAGTATTTAAAAACGTAGGAAGTGTGAAGAAAGAGGGGGAGTAA